A genomic window from Rhizobium sp. EC-SD404 includes:
- a CDS encoding ABC transporter permease, translating into MLRYLARRLLVLALTMFAASIVIFLLMSVVPGDPAQFMMGMNADPAALAALRGELGLDRPLLLRYLEWVGGVVVGDFGQSYTYRVPVSQLILDRIGLSLPLAFLALLLSIVIAIPAALFAARRHNTAGDISVMGLSQIGIAVPNFWFAMLLVLLFSVTLRWFSAGGFPGWEAGFVPAMKALTLPAIALALPQASILARVLRSALLDTLGEDYIRTARAKGLSRGQALRRHAFKNALIPVLTIIGLQFSFLLAGAIIIENVFFLPGLGRLVFQGITQRDLIVVQSVVILLVFAVTLVTFLVDIAYAFIDPRLRRGTL; encoded by the coding sequence ATGCTGAGATATCTCGCACGCCGGCTTCTGGTCCTTGCACTGACGATGTTCGCCGCGAGCATCGTCATCTTCCTTTTGATGAGCGTCGTGCCAGGCGATCCGGCCCAGTTCATGATGGGCATGAATGCCGACCCGGCGGCGCTTGCAGCTCTTCGCGGCGAACTCGGCCTCGATCGGCCGCTGTTGCTCCGCTATCTGGAGTGGGTCGGGGGGGTGGTGGTCGGTGATTTCGGCCAATCCTACACCTACCGCGTGCCGGTCTCGCAGCTGATCCTCGACCGGATCGGCCTGTCGCTCCCGCTTGCCTTCCTCGCGCTGTTGCTGTCGATCGTGATTGCGATACCGGCGGCGCTGTTCGCAGCGCGACGGCACAACACAGCAGGCGACATCTCGGTGATGGGGCTGTCGCAGATCGGCATTGCGGTGCCGAACTTCTGGTTCGCGATGCTTCTGGTGCTTCTGTTCTCCGTCACGCTGCGCTGGTTTTCCGCCGGCGGTTTCCCCGGCTGGGAGGCGGGCTTCGTGCCGGCCATGAAGGCGCTGACATTGCCGGCCATCGCGCTGGCCCTGCCGCAGGCATCGATCCTGGCGCGTGTTCTCCGCTCCGCGCTGCTGGACACGCTGGGTGAAGATTATATCCGCACGGCGCGTGCGAAGGGGCTTTCGCGCGGCCAGGCGCTTCGGCGGCACGCCTTCAAGAATGCGCTGATCCCCGTGCTCACGATCATCGGTCTGCAGTTCTCCTTCCTTCTGGCCGGCGCCATCATCATCGAGAACGTCTTCTTCCTACCGGGCCTTGGCCGGCTGGTGTTCCAGGGCATCACCCAACGCGATCTGATCGTGGTGCAGAGCGTGGTGATTCTGCTGGTCTTCGCCGTCACGCTCGTCACCTTCCTGGTCGACATCGCCTACGCCTTCATCGATCCGCGCCTGCGACGGGGCACGCTATGA
- a CDS encoding ABC transporter substrate-binding protein, which yields MSKRFAIGAAAAALFLASTALAGAQETGATIGMQLEPPNLDPTAGAAAAIDEVVYANVFEGLTRFAADGTIVPALAREWSISDDGLTYIFTLAETVSFHDGSAFDAEDVVFTLTRAMAEDSTNAQKVLFEDIASVEAIDPATVEVTLSEPNGSFLFNLAWGDAVIVAEESAGSNATNPVGTGPFRFENWVQGDSVTLTRSDTYWGDAPALETVTFKFIADPTAAFAAMMAGDIDAFPNFPAPENLVQFEADPRFAVIIGSTEGETVLGINNSKAPFDDVRVRQAIAHAIDRQALIDGALFGYGTLIGSHFAPHHPAYIDLTEQSNYDPERARALLEEAGLSDGISVTLKLPPPSYARRGGEIIASQLREVGIEAEIVALEWAQWLEQVFTNADFDLTIVSHTEPLDINIYARDEYYFRYKSDDFKAIMAELDETSDEAARNEILQRAQQQIADDYVNAFLFQLPKTGVADARLKGMWENAPTQANDMTGVYWEE from the coding sequence ATGAGCAAGCGTTTCGCCATCGGTGCCGCGGCTGCGGCCCTTTTTCTCGCATCGACCGCTTTGGCCGGCGCGCAGGAAACGGGCGCCACGATCGGCATGCAGCTGGAACCGCCGAACCTCGATCCGACCGCAGGCGCCGCGGCAGCGATCGACGAAGTCGTCTACGCGAACGTGTTCGAGGGTCTGACGCGCTTTGCCGCCGACGGCACGATCGTTCCGGCACTTGCGCGCGAATGGTCGATTTCGGACGACGGGCTCACCTACATTTTCACGCTCGCCGAGACTGTCAGTTTCCACGATGGCTCGGCCTTCGATGCGGAGGACGTCGTCTTCACGCTGACCCGTGCCATGGCCGAGGATTCGACCAATGCGCAGAAGGTGTTGTTCGAGGACATCGCCAGCGTCGAGGCGATCGATCCGGCGACTGTCGAGGTGACGCTCAGCGAACCCAACGGGTCCTTCCTGTTCAACTTGGCCTGGGGCGATGCGGTGATCGTCGCAGAGGAAAGTGCTGGATCGAACGCCACCAATCCGGTCGGCACCGGGCCGTTCCGCTTCGAAAACTGGGTTCAGGGCGACAGCGTCACGCTGACCCGGTCCGACACCTATTGGGGTGATGCGCCTGCGCTTGAAACGGTCACCTTCAAGTTCATCGCCGATCCGACGGCTGCTTTCGCGGCAATGATGGCCGGCGATATAGATGCCTTCCCGAACTTCCCCGCGCCCGAAAACCTGGTCCAGTTCGAGGCCGATCCGCGCTTTGCCGTCATCATCGGCTCGACCGAAGGCGAGACGGTTCTCGGCATCAACAATTCCAAGGCGCCGTTCGATGATGTGCGCGTGCGCCAGGCGATCGCCCATGCGATCGACCGGCAGGCACTGATCGACGGCGCGCTCTTCGGCTACGGCACGCTGATCGGCAGCCATTTCGCACCGCATCATCCCGCCTACATCGACCTGACGGAGCAGTCGAACTACGACCCGGAGCGCGCGCGCGCGCTTCTCGAAGAGGCCGGCCTGTCGGATGGCATCAGCGTGACGCTGAAGCTGCCGCCACCGTCCTACGCCCGTCGCGGCGGCGAGATTATTGCTTCGCAGCTGCGCGAGGTAGGCATCGAGGCGGAGATCGTGGCGCTTGAATGGGCGCAATGGCTGGAGCAGGTCTTCACCAACGCAGATTTCGACCTGACGATCGTATCCCATACCGAGCCGCTGGACATCAACATCTACGCCCGCGACGAGTATTATTTCCGCTATAAAAGCGACGATTTCAAAGCGATCATGGCGGAGCTGGACGAGACGTCTGACGAGGCGGCCAGAAACGAGATCCTGCAGCGGGCTCAGCAACAGATCGCAGACGACTACGTGAACGCCTTCCTGTTCCAGTTGCCGAAGACAGGCGTTGCCGATGCCCGGCTGAAGGGCATGTGGGAAAATGCCCCGACCCAGGCAAACGACATGACCGGCGTTTACTGGGAGGAGTAG
- a CDS encoding acetylornithine deacetylase/succinyl-diaminopimelate desuccinylase family protein, with translation MTSRNGNAERLAGRIETMRDDLVALTQDLIRIPTLNPPGENYRDICDYLDKRLSASGFAIELLRAEGTPGDSTRHPRWNIVARREGRMPGQCVHFNSHTDVVETGKGWTVDPFGGVVKDGRVYGRGACDMKGGLAASIIAAEAFIAENPDFAGAIEISGTADEETGGYGGVAWLAEKGYFSPDRVQHVIIPEPLNKDRVCLGHRGVWWAEIETKGRIAHGSMPFLGDCAVRHMGAVMRAMEDDLFPKLAAKSTSMPVVPDGARNSTMNINSLHGGQAELDADYTGFPSACVPDSARMVIDRRYLIEENADEVRGEIVDLLEGLKAGRKDFDYALKELWQVSPTMTERDAPVVMAVADAIETVLKRPPVYVVSPGTYDQKHIDRIGKLKNCIAYGPGILDLAHQPDEYVGIDDMVESATIMAVALGDLLAGGAASAKVGK, from the coding sequence GTGACATCAAGGAACGGGAACGCCGAGCGGCTGGCGGGCCGTATCGAGACGATGCGCGACGATCTCGTGGCGTTGACTCAGGATCTCATCCGCATTCCGACGCTGAACCCGCCTGGCGAAAACTACCGTGATATTTGCGACTATCTGGACAAGCGATTGTCTGCCTCCGGCTTCGCAATCGAGTTGCTGCGTGCTGAAGGAACACCGGGAGACAGCACGCGCCATCCCCGCTGGAACATCGTCGCGCGTCGCGAAGGCCGCATGCCCGGCCAATGCGTTCACTTCAATTCCCATACCGACGTGGTCGAGACGGGGAAGGGATGGACCGTCGATCCCTTCGGCGGGGTCGTCAAGGACGGGCGCGTCTACGGGCGCGGCGCCTGCGACATGAAGGGCGGCCTCGCCGCATCGATCATTGCGGCGGAAGCCTTCATTGCCGAGAACCCGGATTTTGCCGGCGCCATCGAGATTTCCGGCACGGCCGACGAGGAGACGGGCGGCTATGGCGGTGTCGCCTGGCTTGCCGAAAAAGGCTATTTCTCCCCGGACCGTGTCCAGCACGTCATCATTCCCGAACCGCTGAACAAGGACCGCGTCTGTCTCGGCCACCGCGGGGTCTGGTGGGCCGAAATCGAGACCAAAGGCAGGATCGCCCACGGATCGATGCCGTTTCTCGGCGACTGCGCGGTGCGCCACATGGGGGCGGTGATGCGCGCCATGGAGGACGATCTCTTCCCGAAGCTCGCCGCCAAGTCGACATCCATGCCTGTCGTGCCGGACGGCGCGCGCAACTCCACCATGAACATCAATTCGCTCCATGGTGGCCAGGCGGAGCTTGACGCGGATTACACCGGTTTCCCATCGGCCTGCGTGCCGGATTCCGCCCGCATGGTGATCGATCGACGCTATTTGATCGAGGAGAACGCCGACGAGGTACGCGGCGAGATCGTCGATCTTCTCGAGGGTCTGAAGGCTGGCCGCAAGGACTTCGATTACGCCTTGAAGGAGCTTTGGCAGGTGAGCCCGACAATGACCGAGCGCGACGCGCCCGTGGTCATGGCCGTTGCAGATGCCATCGAAACGGTGCTGAAGCGTCCGCCGGTCTACGTCGTCTCGCCGGGGACCTACGATCAGAAGCACATCGACCGGATCGGCAAGCTCAAGAACTGTATTGCCTACGGGCCCGGCATCCTCGACCTGGCACACCAGCCTGACGAGTATGTCGGCATCGACGACATGGTGGAAAGCGCGACGATCATGGCCGTCGCGCTGGGAGACCTGCTTGCCGGCGGTGCCGCTTCGGCTAAGGTTGGAAAATGA
- a CDS encoding lytic murein transglycosylase: MVLRFVTALAAMVALVTSVSAQSRGDTEAQFRAFLENDIRAEAGRVGVSGQTFAAAFGGITLDWDLPDLVAPGSAPPAQRQQSQAEFRSPAAYFSEQSLQGLASSGRSLAQRYQPVLAQIEARYGVPGHFLVAIWGRESGFGQAAIPHSAIRVLATKAFMSTRPDLFRRELIAALQILERGDISPAAMKSSWAGAMGQPQFLPSSYLEYAVDFDGDGRRDIWNSVPDALASIANYLAQKGWQRGRDWGFEVVIPDGVSCAQEGPDRARPIAEWEQMGIRRISGNAFPENERRGAGMMLVPAGRHGPEFIVTPNFYVFKEYNNSDNYALFVGNLGDRIAYGSGGFRGSWGNVGSMLRSDIATMQRALEGAGYDVGGADGLPGFKTRRSIGEWQVRAGRAPTCFPDRDLVSVIR, from the coding sequence ATGGTCCTGAGATTCGTGACGGCACTCGCCGCAATGGTGGCGTTGGTGACATCCGTGTCGGCCCAGTCGCGCGGCGACACGGAAGCGCAGTTTCGCGCCTTTCTGGAGAACGACATTCGAGCGGAGGCCGGGCGCGTCGGCGTGTCGGGCCAGACCTTCGCCGCGGCCTTCGGTGGCATCACGCTTGATTGGGACCTGCCCGACCTCGTGGCGCCGGGCAGTGCGCCACCGGCGCAGCGCCAACAGTCACAGGCAGAGTTCCGCTCGCCCGCAGCCTATTTTTCCGAGCAGAGCCTCCAGGGGCTTGCGTCCAGCGGACGCTCGCTTGCCCAGCGCTATCAGCCGGTACTCGCCCAGATCGAGGCACGCTATGGCGTTCCCGGTCATTTCCTGGTCGCGATCTGGGGGCGTGAATCGGGGTTTGGCCAGGCGGCCATTCCGCATTCGGCCATTCGGGTGCTGGCCACCAAGGCCTTCATGTCCACCCGTCCTGACCTGTTCCGCCGTGAACTGATCGCCGCGCTGCAGATCCTCGAACGCGGCGACATTTCACCGGCCGCGATGAAAAGTTCCTGGGCCGGCGCGATGGGTCAGCCGCAATTCCTGCCTTCGAGCTACCTGGAATATGCCGTCGATTTCGATGGCGACGGGCGCCGCGACATCTGGAACTCGGTGCCTGATGCACTCGCATCCATCGCAAACTATCTTGCACAAAAGGGCTGGCAGCGCGGCCGCGACTGGGGCTTCGAGGTCGTCATTCCAGACGGCGTATCCTGTGCGCAGGAAGGACCAGACCGTGCCCGGCCGATTGCGGAGTGGGAGCAGATGGGCATCCGCCGCATTTCCGGAAATGCCTTTCCCGAGAACGAGCGCCGGGGCGCCGGTATGATGTTGGTGCCGGCCGGCAGGCACGGCCCGGAATTCATCGTGACGCCGAATTTCTACGTCTTCAAGGAATACAACAACTCCGACAATTACGCGCTTTTCGTAGGCAATCTCGGTGATCGCATTGCCTACGGCTCCGGCGGTTTTCGCGGCAGCTGGGGCAACGTCGGCAGCATGCTGCGTTCCGATATCGCGACGATGCAGCGGGCACTTGAAGGCGCCGGCTACGATGTGGGCGGCGCGGACGGTCTGCCCGGCTTCAAGACGCGCCGCTCCATTGGCGAATGGCAGGTCCGTGCCGGGCGTGCGCCGACCTGCTTTCCCGATCGCGATCTGGTTTCAGTCATCCGATAG
- a CDS encoding DUF1236 domain-containing protein yields MTTRFTKIASATIVGAALLASGAAFAQTTASAVADLNIRSGPGPQFPVTGVINTGEQATVNGCLEGSKWCQVSGAGGEGWAYSDYLAADLSGETVVVTERYQDVGVPVTTYDDGLAEDGAVMGGASGAVAGALIAGPIGAVIGGVAGAAAGGTTGGVIDPPETVTTYVTSNAPEPIYLDGEVVVGAQVPDTVELIEVPDYEYRYVNVNSQPVLVDPSSRQIVYVYR; encoded by the coding sequence ATGACAACCCGTTTCACGAAAATCGCATCCGCGACGATCGTCGGTGCCGCACTTCTGGCATCCGGCGCAGCCTTTGCACAGACGACGGCCTCGGCTGTTGCCGACCTGAACATCCGCTCGGGCCCCGGCCCTCAGTTTCCCGTCACCGGCGTCATCAACACCGGCGAACAGGCAACGGTGAATGGCTGCCTCGAAGGCTCCAAGTGGTGCCAGGTCTCCGGCGCAGGCGGTGAAGGTTGGGCCTATTCCGACTACCTCGCAGCCGATCTTTCCGGCGAAACCGTCGTCGTGACGGAGCGCTACCAGGACGTCGGCGTACCCGTCACGACCTATGATGACGGCCTTGCCGAAGACGGTGCTGTCATGGGCGGCGCCAGCGGCGCGGTCGCTGGCGCACTGATTGCAGGTCCGATCGGCGCAGTCATCGGCGGCGTTGCAGGCGCAGCAGCCGGCGGCACCACCGGTGGCGTGATTGATCCGCCGGAAACCGTCACCACCTACGTCACGAGCAACGCTCCGGAGCCGATCTACCTCGATGGCGAAGTCGTCGTTGGTGCACAGGTTCCCGACACGGTCGAACTGATCGAAGTGCCTGACTACGAATATCGCTACGTGAACGTGAACAGCCAGCCGGTTCTGGTCGACCCGTCCAGCCGTCAGATCGTTTACGTCTATCGCTAA
- the recR gene encoding recombination mediator RecR has protein sequence MAKRVTGPEIERLIQLLARIPGLGPRSARRAALHLIKKKEPLLAPLADAMAVARDKVGVCSRCGNVDTTDPCAVCADPQRDQSVIIVVEDVADLWALERAGAMNVAYHVLGGTLSPLDGIGPDDLNISGLVERVAAGGIVEIVLAVNATVEGQTTAHYITDRLAGMEVKITRLAHGVPVGGELDYLDEGTLSAALRARTNF, from the coding sequence ATGGCAAAACGCGTCACCGGCCCCGAAATCGAGCGATTGATCCAGCTTTTGGCCCGCATTCCGGGCCTGGGGCCTAGGTCTGCGCGCCGTGCGGCCCTGCACCTCATCAAGAAGAAGGAACCGCTGCTCGCGCCGCTTGCCGATGCGATGGCGGTAGCGCGCGACAAGGTCGGCGTCTGCTCGCGCTGCGGCAACGTCGATACCACCGACCCCTGTGCCGTCTGCGCCGATCCGCAGCGGGATCAGTCGGTGATCATCGTGGTGGAAGATGTCGCGGATCTCTGGGCGCTGGAGCGCGCCGGCGCCATGAACGTCGCCTATCACGTGCTCGGCGGAACGCTATCGCCACTCGATGGCATCGGGCCGGACGACCTGAATATTTCTGGCCTCGTCGAGCGGGTCGCGGCCGGCGGCATCGTGGAAATCGTGCTGGCCGTCAATGCGACGGTCGAAGGGCAGACGACCGCCCACTACATCACCGATCGCCTGGCCGGCATGGAGGTGAAGATCACCCGGCTTGCTCATGGCGTGCCCGTGGGAGGTGAACTCGATTACCTTGACGAAGGCACTCTCTCGGCCGCTCTTCGCGCACGCACCAACTTCTGA
- a CDS encoding YbaB/EbfC family nucleoid-associated protein has protein sequence MRDIMGMMGKLKEMQDKMGSLQEEIAALEVEGTAGGGLVTVKLNGKGHMLGMKVDPTLFKEEEIEVLEDLIIAAHNDAKGKAETELQKRTQELTAGLPIPPGMKLPF, from the coding sequence ATGCGCGACATCATGGGCATGATGGGCAAGTTGAAGGAAATGCAGGACAAGATGGGCAGCCTGCAGGAAGAGATTGCAGCGCTCGAAGTCGAAGGCACGGCAGGCGGCGGCCTCGTGACCGTCAAACTCAACGGCAAGGGCCACATGCTGGGCATGAAGGTCGATCCGACCCTCTTCAAGGAAGAGGAAATCGAAGTGCTCGAAGACCTGATCATTGCGGCCCACAACGATGCCAAGGGCAAGGCCGAGACAGAGCTGCAGAAGCGCACCCAGGAATTGACTGCCGGCTTGCCGATCCCTCCCGGCATGAAGCTCCCCTTTTAG
- a CDS encoding DNA polymerase III subunit gamma/tau, whose product MWDKDTSAEATGGEYRVLARKYRPRDFDDLIGQQPMVQTLTNAFQSGRIAQAYMLTGVRGVGKTTTARILARALNYETDTVHEPSIDLRVFGEHCRAIIEGRHVDVIEMDAASHTGIDDIREIIEQVRYRPVSARYKVYIIDEVHMLSTQAFNGLLKTLEEPPAHVKFIFATTEIRKVPITVLSRCQRFDLRRIDVGLLVDHFRRVAEAEDVPAEDLALAMIARAAEGSARDGLSLMDQAIAHGGGRIEAEAVRSMLGLADRGRIVDLFEHVARGDVAAALSEFAGQYEAGANPPVVLTDLADFTHLVTRLKFVPEAVNDPSLSETERTRGADFASALGVPVLSRLWQMLLKGITETEASNRPYATAEMVLIRLAHAASLPSPEDAARRALERADEPSAEGRATNAAPSRPTGGGGASASVSAALQVAQPQMRTLPQQQPRQNGAILRTVESTPEPQREVSPAQAPTPQPVSEAAAETTPAEQSDADDWTGPTTLAEIVALADENRDIRLKVLLRTALRPVRIEPGRIEAAVGGEAPKTFLNDLSVALEKWTGRRWIVMLSREEGEATLAEQETGARNLLVKDAREDPDVAAILARFPGAQITDVRISTEGDADAEIAPQSAEGDILPDADADDAGDD is encoded by the coding sequence ATGTGGGACAAGGACACGTCCGCCGAAGCGACCGGCGGAGAATATCGCGTTCTCGCCCGCAAATACCGGCCGCGCGATTTCGACGATCTCATCGGCCAGCAGCCGATGGTGCAGACCCTCACCAACGCCTTCCAGTCCGGACGCATCGCCCAGGCCTATATGCTGACCGGCGTCCGGGGTGTCGGCAAGACCACGACGGCGCGCATCCTGGCGCGCGCGCTCAACTACGAAACCGATACGGTGCACGAGCCGTCGATCGATCTGCGCGTTTTCGGCGAACATTGCCGCGCGATCATCGAAGGCCGCCACGTCGACGTGATCGAGATGGACGCGGCCTCGCATACCGGCATCGACGACATCCGCGAGATCATCGAGCAGGTGCGCTACCGGCCCGTTTCCGCGCGCTACAAGGTCTACATCATCGACGAAGTGCACATGCTCTCGACGCAGGCCTTCAACGGTCTGCTGAAGACGCTGGAAGAGCCGCCGGCGCATGTGAAGTTCATTTTCGCGACGACTGAAATCCGCAAGGTGCCGATCACGGTCCTGTCGCGCTGCCAGCGCTTCGACCTGCGGCGCATCGATGTGGGCCTCCTCGTCGATCACTTCCGCCGTGTCGCCGAGGCCGAAGATGTGCCCGCCGAAGATTTGGCGCTCGCCATGATCGCGCGAGCTGCCGAGGGTTCGGCGCGCGACGGCCTGTCGCTGATGGACCAGGCGATCGCCCATGGCGGCGGCCGGATCGAAGCGGAAGCCGTTCGCTCCATGCTCGGCCTTGCCGATCGCGGCCGCATCGTCGACTTGTTCGAACATGTGGCGCGCGGCGATGTCGCTGCGGCGCTTTCGGAATTTGCGGGCCAATATGAAGCCGGCGCCAATCCGCCCGTGGTGCTGACCGACCTTGCCGATTTCACGCATCTGGTCACGCGGCTGAAATTCGTGCCGGAAGCGGTCAACGATCCATCGCTGTCCGAAACCGAGCGGACCCGCGGCGCCGATTTCGCCTCTGCACTCGGCGTGCCCGTATTGTCGCGTCTGTGGCAGATGCTGCTCAAGGGCATCACCGAGACGGAAGCCTCGAACCGTCCTTACGCGACCGCGGAAATGGTGCTGATCAGGCTGGCCCATGCGGCGAGCCTGCCGTCGCCCGAAGATGCCGCGCGCCGCGCATTGGAACGTGCCGACGAGCCTTCTGCGGAAGGCCGTGCGACCAACGCAGCGCCCTCCCGACCCACGGGCGGTGGCGGGGCATCCGCGTCGGTGTCGGCGGCATTGCAGGTCGCGCAGCCGCAGATGCGGACCCTGCCGCAGCAACAGCCACGTCAGAACGGTGCGATCCTGCGAACTGTCGAATCGACACCCGAACCGCAGCGGGAAGTGTCGCCTGCGCAAGCTCCCACTCCGCAGCCCGTGAGCGAAGCCGCAGCAGAGACCACGCCTGCAGAACAATCGGACGCCGACGATTGGACGGGCCCGACCACTCTCGCGGAGATCGTCGCGCTGGCCGACGAGAACCGGGACATACGGCTGAAAGTCCTTTTGCGAACCGCATTGCGGCCGGTTCGCATCGAGCCCGGCCGGATCGAAGCGGCCGTCGGGGGCGAAGCTCCGAAAACCTTTCTCAACGATCTGAGCGTCGCGCTCGAAAAGTGGACCGGCCGCCGCTGGATCGTGATGCTCAGCCGCGAAGAGGGCGAGGCAACGCTTGCCGAGCAGGAAACCGGCGCGCGCAATCTCCTCGTCAAGGATGCACGTGAGGATCCCGATGTCGCGGCGATTCTCGCACGCTTTCCCGGTGCGCAGATCACCGACGTCCGTATTTCGACCGAAGGAGATGCGGACGCCGAGATCGCGCCGCAATCCGCCGAAGGTGACATCCTCCCCGACGCCGACGCCGACGACGCGGGCGACGACTGA
- a CDS encoding HIT family protein, with the protein MASFTLDERLENDSIAMASLGLCQVRLMNDARWPWIILVPQRDGMTELHDLSPLDQTMLTFELGMAGKALKEATGCLKLNIGALGNHVRQLHMHVIARNEGDEAWPGPVWGVGTRDPYAKDDARSLIASILAKL; encoded by the coding sequence ATGGCATCCTTCACGCTGGACGAGCGGCTCGAGAACGACAGCATCGCCATGGCGAGCCTCGGTCTTTGCCAGGTGCGGCTGATGAACGACGCCCGCTGGCCCTGGATCATCCTGGTGCCGCAGCGCGACGGGATGACCGAACTGCACGATCTCTCGCCGCTCGACCAGACGATGCTCACCTTCGAGCTCGGCATGGCCGGCAAGGCGCTGAAGGAAGCGACCGGCTGTCTCAAGCTGAACATCGGCGCGCTTGGCAACCATGTGCGCCAGCTCCATATGCATGTGATCGCCAGAAACGAGGGCGACGAGGCATGGCCGGGCCCGGTCTGGGGTGTCGGCACTCGCGACCCCTATGCCAAAGACGACGCCCGCAGCCTCATCGCATCCATTCTCGCAAAGCTTTGA
- the nudC gene encoding NAD(+) diphosphatase, whose product MASFFDGTGAEPSARVAFAGNRLQRLSEKRPADCVEQALSAPDTRVFGFIGGKLLLDNRQNEPQAGLSLSAFEALSPDRSNAILLGFDKGVAQVAMPLKADVETLPEGLEALAPRGLYLKHLLPDETVGIVAQGAAMVNWTLSSQFCGVCGGRTVSEAGGYRRRCPETEGGCGTTLFPRTDPVVIMLAIDEAEDRCLLGRSPHFPPGFYSCLAGFLEPGETMEDAVRRETHEEAGISIGQVRYHASQPWPMPHTMMVGFYAQALSTDIAMDGDELEDCRWFTRQEAVRLLERIEGELTTAPDGTIANRLLRDWVARS is encoded by the coding sequence ATGGCATCTTTCTTCGACGGAACCGGCGCCGAACCCAGCGCGCGCGTCGCCTTTGCCGGAAACCGGCTGCAACGGCTCTCCGAAAAGCGTCCCGCAGACTGCGTGGAGCAGGCATTGTCGGCGCCAGACACCCGCGTGTTCGGCTTCATCGGCGGCAAACTTCTTCTCGACAACCGGCAAAACGAGCCGCAGGCGGGTCTCTCGTTGAGCGCCTTCGAGGCGCTGTCGCCCGATCGCTCAAACGCCATTCTGCTCGGCTTCGACAAAGGCGTCGCGCAGGTCGCGATGCCGCTCAAGGCCGATGTCGAGACGCTGCCCGAAGGACTCGAAGCGCTCGCGCCGCGTGGGCTCTACCTGAAACATCTGCTGCCGGACGAGACCGTCGGCATCGTCGCGCAAGGCGCGGCGATGGTGAACTGGACGCTTTCGTCGCAATTCTGCGGGGTGTGCGGCGGCCGAACCGTCAGCGAGGCCGGCGGCTACCGCCGTCGCTGCCCCGAAACGGAAGGCGGCTGCGGCACGACTCTCTTTCCGCGCACCGACCCCGTCGTCATCATGCTGGCCATCGACGAAGCCGAGGATCGCTGCCTGCTCGGACGCAGCCCGCATTTCCCACCCGGCTTCTATTCCTGCCTCGCCGGCTTTCTGGAGCCGGGCGAAACGATGGAAGACGCGGTCCGGCGTGAAACCCACGAGGAGGCCGGCATCTCGATCGGGCAGGTGCGCTACCATGCCAGCCAGCCCTGGCCGATGCCGCATACGATGATGGTCGGCTTTTATGCGCAAGCGCTGTCGACGGACATCGCCATGGACGGTGACGAACTGGAAGACTGCCGCTGGTTCACGCGGCAGGAGGCCGTGCGCCTTTTAGAGCGAATCGAGGGCGAACTGACAACGGCGCCGGATGGCACCATCGCCAACCGGCTCTTGCGCGACTGGGTGGCGCGGAGCTAA